A window of the Henckelia pumila isolate YLH828 chromosome 3, ASM3356847v2, whole genome shotgun sequence genome harbors these coding sequences:
- the LOC140892131 gene encoding malonyl-coenzyme:anthocyanin 5-O-glucoside-6'''-O-malonyltransferase-like has protein sequence MTTQIESHQVSPPHGEVPPEISYPMSYFDIPMLNSHPVRRLLFYDFAASKSSFLETHIPKLIQSLALVLKHYTPLAGNILYPLLDTEKPIFRYLSGDCVSLTVSESTNDYHNLVGYGARDADQFYNCVPQMPPIKDEPGFKIIPVLAVQITLFPGTGVCIGIANNHSVGDGSAIMSFIKAWASTSRFEGSNEELLVQAGKFSPCFDRKFIRDPLGIDAISWNQIRKRFPTHCSTFPLPTKKVRATYVLNESEIKKLKDLIKSKVPRLEYLSSFVAAGAYAWSNLVKSGDMTGEEADESKVECFIFAVDLRARVDPPVPDNYFGNCVVGAKVKMGHGVLVGDEGFFRAAEAIADYIQNTANNKEQVLKGAENWLSNYQSIARGGYVAVIGSSKFDLYDVDFGWGKARKVEVATIDGESLVMSMCKVRDSERGIEIGLSLPTPRMEAFAALFAHGLAPI, from the coding sequence ATGACCACCCAAATCGAAAGCCACCAAGTTTCACCGCCGCACGGCGAGGTTCCGCCGGAGATATCGTATCCGATGTCTTACTTCGACATCCCAATGCTGAACTCTCACCCGGTGCGACGCCTTCTTTTCTACGATTTCGCAGCTTCTAAATCCAGTTTCTTGGAAACCCACATCCCAAAACTCATACAATCACTCGCTCTCGTTCTCAAGCATTACACCCCACTTGCAGGCAACATTTTGTACCCTCTGTTGGATACCGAGAAGCCCATATTTCGTTACCTGTCAGGGGACTGTGTCTCTCTTACAGTGTCCGAGTCGACCAACGATTACCATAACCTGGTCGGATATGGTGCGCGTGATGCCGACCAGTTTTACAATTGTGTACCTCAGATGCCGCCCATAAAAGATGAGCCCGGCTTCAAAATCATCCCTGTTCTGGCGGTGCAAATTACTCTGTTTCCCGGCACCGGGGTATGCATCGGCATCGCCAATAATCACAGTGTCGGGGATGGAAGTGCAATAATGAGCTTTATAAAGGCGTGGGCTTCAACCAGCAGATTTGAAGGATCAAACGAAGAGTTGCTGGTTCAAGCTGGTAAGTTTTCGCCTTGTTTCGATCGAAAATTCATCCGGGATCCCCTCGGAATCGACGCAATTAGCTGGAACCAAATCAGGAAACGTTTTCCTACCCACTGCTCAACTTTCCCGCTGCCAACGAAAAAGGTTCGAGCGACATACGTCCTGAATGAGTCTGAAATCAAGAAACTCAAGGATTTGATCAAAAGCAAGGTGCCGAGGTTGGAGTACTTGTCGTCTTTTGTTGCTGCGGGTGCTTACGCGTGGTCTAATCTTGTGAAATCCGGAGACATGACTGGCGAGGAAGCCGACGAAAGCAAAGTAGAATGTTTCATTTTTGCGGTTGATCTGCGGGCAAGAGTGGATCCCCCGGTACCCGACAATTACTTTGGCAACTGCGTGGTAGGCGCAAAGGTCAAAATGGGGCACGGTGTGCTGGTAGGAGATGAAGGATTCTTTCGGGCTGCGGAGGCCATTGCCGATTACATACAAAACACGGCGAACAACAAGGAACAAGTGCTGAAAGGTGCCGAGAATTGGCTGTCGAATTACCAGAGTATAGCGAGGGGAGGCTATGTTGCGGTGATTGGATCGTCAAAGTTCGACTTGTACGATGTGGATTTTGGATGGGGAAAGGCGAGAAAGGTGGAGGTTGCCACCATTGATGGGGAGTCTCTGGTTATGTCCATGTGCAAGGTGAGGGATTCCGAGAGGGGAATAGAGATCGGCTTGTCTCTGCCCACGCCTAGAATGGAGGCTTTTGCAGCTCTCTTTGCCCATGGATTAGCACCAATATGA